A single window of Archangium gephyra DNA harbors:
- a CDS encoding glycine-rich protein — translation MRVLKRSASHAARLSGPGWGMGMLLALSFSPSALADTTLTATGAVQSFTVPATGYYTIEVAGAQGGASAYGGSGGLGAKVKGQFYLTSGSVLQVVVGKRPAGTVSRYDGGGGGGGTFVYKSATATPLPATPMLVAGGGGGGYGLGGSAWRDGVNSSGAGGLNGNGGQGGVGNWTYGGGGGTGWVSTGGGGSSPSYTGGGQRWTGGAGSSYGGNIGSPGGFGGGGGGGECNTCGGGGGGYSGGGGGSQGNYEMSGGGGGSYNSGRVPLNLAAVNTGDGYVWISDPQSAVSWTGAPTSTTFNAVGSCQNYTVPITGTYVLEAAGAQGGASNFGGTGGLGARMRGEFSLTQGQVVQVVVGARPPGPRGQYDGGAGGGGTFAFVGSSCTTLPSLPLIVAGGGGGGSGSGATTAQNGLNGAAAGGTNGAGGSASGTNFYYTAAGGTGWLSGGANGSSPIYAGGGQRWYGGRGTSYGGHYGSWGGFGGGGAAGDQSTGGGGGGGYSGGGGGSQTLASGGGGGSYNAGANPLNTPAVQTGHGYLTITYQPPMCAHSEYEEGEGLDPLCSSCASTVCGIDEMCCTSSWDAVCVGIATDACGTP, via the coding sequence ATGAGAGTCTTGAAGCGAAGCGCGTCCCACGCCGCCAGGCTGTCCGGACCGGGGTGGGGGATGGGCATGCTGTTGGCCTTGTCCTTCAGCCCCAGCGCCCTCGCGGACACCACGCTGACGGCCACGGGCGCGGTGCAGTCCTTCACGGTGCCGGCCACCGGCTACTACACCATCGAGGTCGCCGGAGCGCAGGGCGGTGCCAGTGCGTACGGAGGCAGTGGCGGCCTGGGTGCCAAGGTGAAGGGCCAGTTCTACCTCACGTCGGGTTCCGTCCTGCAGGTCGTGGTGGGCAAGCGCCCCGCCGGCACGGTGAGCCGGTACGACGGCGGAGGGGGCGGCGGCGGGACCTTCGTCTACAAGAGCGCCACGGCGACGCCGCTGCCAGCCACTCCGATGCTCGTGGCGGGAGGAGGCGGTGGTGGCTACGGGCTCGGAGGCTCGGCCTGGCGCGATGGCGTCAACAGCTCCGGCGCGGGCGGCCTCAATGGCAATGGCGGGCAGGGAGGCGTGGGGAACTGGACGTACGGCGGGGGTGGCGGAACGGGCTGGGTCTCCACGGGAGGCGGCGGCTCGAGTCCGTCCTACACGGGCGGGGGGCAGCGCTGGACCGGCGGTGCGGGGTCCTCCTATGGCGGCAACATCGGCAGCCCCGGTGGATTCGGGGGCGGTGGTGGCGGCGGCGAGTGTAATACCTGCGGCGGCGGCGGCGGCGGCTACAGCGGCGGTGGCGGCGGCTCGCAAGGCAACTATGAAATGAGCGGCGGCGGTGGCGGCTCGTACAACAGCGGCCGGGTTCCCCTCAACCTGGCGGCCGTGAACACGGGCGACGGCTATGTGTGGATCAGCGACCCGCAGTCCGCTGTCTCGTGGACAGGGGCTCCCACGAGCACGACCTTCAACGCGGTGGGCAGCTGCCAGAACTACACGGTTCCCATCACGGGCACCTACGTCCTCGAGGCGGCGGGCGCGCAGGGCGGCGCCAGCAACTTCGGTGGGACGGGCGGGCTGGGCGCCAGGATGCGGGGAGAGTTCTCGCTCACCCAGGGACAGGTCGTGCAGGTGGTGGTCGGCGCGCGTCCCCCGGGCCCGCGTGGCCAGTACGATGGTGGCGCGGGTGGCGGTGGGACGTTCGCCTTCGTCGGCTCCAGCTGCACCACGCTGCCCTCCCTGCCGCTGATCGTCGCGGGAGGCGGTGGCGGCGGCTCCGGCAGTGGGGCGACCACCGCGCAAAATGGCCTCAACGGCGCGGCCGCGGGCGGCACCAACGGAGCGGGAGGCTCGGCGTCCGGAACCAACTTCTACTACACCGCCGCGGGCGGGACGGGCTGGCTCTCCGGGGGCGCCAACGGCTCGAGCCCGATCTACGCGGGCGGGGGCCAGCGCTGGTACGGCGGCAGGGGCACCTCTTACGGCGGTCACTATGGGAGCTGGGGCGGCTTCGGCGGGGGTGGCGCCGCGGGTGATCAGAGCACGGGCGGTGGCGGCGGCGGCGGCTACAGCGGCGGTGGCGGCGGCTCCCAGACCCTGGCGTCCGGCGGTGGCGGCGGCTCGTACAATGCTGGAGCCAACCCGCTCAACACCCCCGCCGTCCAGACGGGCCATGGCTACCTGACGATCACCTATCAGCCCCCCATGTGCGCGCACAGTGAGTACGAGGAGGGCGAGGGGCTCGATCCCCTGTGCAGCTCGTGCGCGAGCACGGTCTGCGGCATCGATGAGATGTGCTGCACGTCCTCCTGGGACGCGGTGTGCGTCGGCATCGCCACCGACGCCTGCGGCACCCCGTAG
- a CDS encoding DUF3182 family protein, with protein sequence MAQGTVVTYAAGREGYLRTHEGITHTALARELAGLKGYAFGGEYVRGRHAPAHCYFVPRDTLCAEDAAELGIREPEDLFGGVVPLGFARTKVITHGLLGEESDRPPGWSRAFSRAVADEVLPGFTVFNRREAELAGLRLLEGGPVRVKNPLAAGGRDQWVVTRREELTAVLAPLADGDIARHGLVLERNLSQVSTLSVGLVVLEGLTLAYHGTQWNTRDNLGRSVYGGSRLFVVRGGGEALLGLELPPRVRRAIAQALVYDRAATEHYGVIASRRNYDVAVGVDDQGRELSGVLEQSWRVGGASGAELAAFQELQRLQERPAVSASCTEVYGEEAQPPPGARVVFQGLDPEVGPLLKYTVIHEDA encoded by the coding sequence ATGGCACAGGGCACGGTGGTGACATACGCGGCCGGACGCGAGGGGTATCTCCGGACACACGAGGGAATCACCCACACGGCCCTCGCGCGTGAGCTCGCCGGGCTCAAGGGCTACGCCTTCGGCGGGGAGTACGTCCGGGGCCGGCACGCCCCCGCGCACTGCTACTTCGTGCCTCGGGACACGCTGTGCGCCGAGGATGCGGCGGAGCTCGGAATCCGCGAGCCGGAGGACCTCTTCGGGGGTGTCGTTCCGCTCGGGTTCGCCAGGACCAAGGTCATCACCCATGGACTGCTCGGAGAGGAGAGCGACCGTCCCCCCGGCTGGTCTCGCGCCTTCTCCCGGGCCGTGGCGGACGAGGTCCTGCCGGGCTTCACCGTCTTCAACCGGCGGGAGGCCGAGCTCGCGGGCCTGCGCCTCCTGGAGGGCGGCCCGGTCCGGGTGAAGAATCCACTCGCCGCGGGAGGACGGGACCAGTGGGTCGTCACCCGCCGCGAGGAGCTCACCGCGGTGCTCGCGCCTCTCGCCGACGGGGACATCGCCCGCCACGGGCTCGTGCTCGAGCGCAATCTCTCCCAGGTCTCGACGCTCAGCGTGGGGCTCGTCGTCCTGGAGGGGCTGACGCTCGCCTACCATGGGACGCAATGGAACACCCGGGACAACCTCGGCCGCAGCGTGTACGGCGGCTCGCGGCTCTTCGTGGTGCGCGGGGGCGGCGAGGCCCTGCTCGGCCTGGAGCTTCCGCCCAGGGTCCGGCGCGCCATCGCCCAGGCGCTCGTCTACGACCGGGCGGCCACCGAGCACTACGGCGTCATCGCCTCACGCCGCAACTACGACGTGGCGGTCGGGGTGGATGACCAGGGCCGCGAGCTGTCCGGCGTGCTCGAGCAGTCCTGGCGCGTGGGCGGCGCCAGCGGAGCGGAGCTCGCCGCGTTCCAGGAGCTCCAACGCCTCCAGGAGCGGCCGGCGGTGAGTGCCTCCTGCACGGAGGTCTACGGAGAGGAGGCCCAACCGCCCCCCGGGGCTCGCGTGGTCTTCCAGGGCCTCGACCCCGAAGTGGGGCCCCTGCTCAAGTACACGGTGATTCATGAAGACGCTTAG
- a CDS encoding alpha/beta hydrolase family protein yields the protein MKTLSIPIGGSFIDGTIFHPEELRDKSPAVLFIHGWGSSEETYRESARRIAGLGAICFTITLRGHGDTSHQRETVSRTDNLHDALTALDRLLSEEGVDSRRIGVVGSSYGGYLAALLTAERDVRWLGLRAPALYKDEGFERPKRQLNQDPDLHAFRRRPVPPEDNRALQCGTRFEGDVLLVESEHDTVIPHQVLANYLKAFQRVRSRTHHVLRDADHALDNPAHRREYEHVLFEWFKDRFAEPL from the coding sequence ATGAAGACGCTTAGCATTCCCATCGGCGGCAGCTTCATCGATGGCACGATCTTCCACCCGGAGGAGCTGAGGGACAAGAGTCCCGCCGTGCTGTTCATCCACGGATGGGGCAGCAGCGAGGAGACCTACCGGGAGAGCGCGCGGAGGATCGCCGGGCTTGGGGCCATCTGCTTCACCATCACCCTGCGCGGGCACGGCGACACGAGCCATCAACGGGAGACCGTGTCGCGGACCGACAACCTCCATGACGCCCTCACCGCCCTGGACCGGCTGCTCTCGGAGGAGGGGGTGGACTCCCGGCGGATCGGCGTGGTGGGAAGCAGCTACGGGGGCTACCTCGCGGCCCTCCTCACCGCGGAGCGGGACGTGCGCTGGCTCGGGTTGCGTGCGCCGGCCCTCTACAAGGACGAGGGCTTCGAGCGGCCCAAGCGGCAGCTCAACCAGGATCCGGATCTCCACGCGTTCCGGCGCCGGCCGGTGCCGCCCGAGGACAACCGCGCCCTGCAGTGCGGCACGCGCTTCGAGGGCGACGTGCTCCTCGTGGAATCCGAGCACGACACGGTCATCCCGCACCAGGTGCTCGCCAACTACCTGAAGGCCTTCCAGCGGGTCCGCTCCCGCACGCACCACGTCCTGCGGGACGCGGACCATGCGCTGGACAATCCCGCGCACCGCCGCGAGTACGAGCACGTCCTCTTCGAGTGGTTCAAGGACCGCTTCGCGGAGCCGCTCTAG
- a CDS encoding response regulator, whose translation MLPPVVLISDDEPLVVSALTREARRSGLASVADTTSHHVLSLARRHRPAVIILDIHQHQDGRDLLAQLKQDPETRDCKVIILSGVEDQFTRHVCFELGAEAYEVKPFDHTFMTRVARMAGLTQAAH comes from the coding sequence ATGCTTCCTCCGGTCGTACTGATCTCCGATGACGAGCCGCTCGTTGTGTCCGCGCTCACCCGGGAGGCCCGCCGTTCCGGCCTCGCCTCGGTGGCGGATACCACCTCCCACCATGTCCTCTCGTTGGCCCGGCGACACCGGCCCGCGGTCATCATCCTGGACATCCACCAGCATCAGGACGGCCGCGACCTGCTCGCCCAGCTCAAGCAGGACCCCGAGACGCGCGACTGCAAGGTCATCATCCTCAGTGGCGTGGAGGACCAGTTCACCCGCCACGTGTGCTTCGAGCTCGGCGCCGAGGCCTATGAGGTGAAGCCCTTCGACCACACCTTCATGACCCGGGTGGCGCGGATGGCCGGCCTCACCCAAGCGGCGCACTGA
- the rpe gene encoding ribulose-phosphate 3-epimerase, with the protein MTRRVLVSPSLLSSNFGRLAEEVRAVETAGADWIHVDVMDGRFVPNITIGPVVVEAIKKAATRPLDVHLMIVEPEKYIDAFVKAGADILTVHVEACTHLHRVIQQIRHAGAKPAVVLNPATPLSAVEEVLGDVDMVLLMSVNPGFGGQSFIESTVDKVRRLRAMLDARGLSTDIEVDGGINAETARRVVDAGATVLVAGSYVFGSKDCAAAIRSLRP; encoded by the coding sequence ATGACCCGCCGCGTGCTCGTGTCCCCCTCGCTCCTGTCCTCCAACTTCGGCCGCCTGGCCGAGGAGGTGCGCGCGGTGGAGACCGCTGGGGCGGATTGGATCCACGTGGACGTGATGGATGGGCGCTTCGTCCCCAACATCACCATCGGTCCGGTGGTGGTGGAGGCCATCAAGAAGGCGGCCACCCGGCCGCTCGACGTGCACCTGATGATCGTCGAGCCCGAGAAGTACATCGACGCCTTCGTGAAGGCGGGGGCGGACATCCTCACGGTGCACGTGGAGGCGTGCACGCACCTGCACCGGGTGATTCAGCAGATCCGCCACGCGGGAGCGAAGCCGGCGGTGGTGCTCAACCCGGCCACGCCGCTGTCGGCGGTGGAGGAGGTGCTGGGGGACGTGGACATGGTGCTGCTGATGAGCGTGAACCCCGGTTTCGGGGGACAGAGCTTCATCGAGTCCACGGTGGACAAGGTGCGCCGGCTGCGCGCCATGTTGGATGCACGAGGACTGTCCACGGACATCGAGGTGGACGGGGGCATCAACGCCGAGACGGCCCGGCGGGTGGTGGACGCCGGGGCCACGGTGCTGGTGGCGGGCTCGTACGTGTTCGGCTCGAAGGACTGCGCCGCGGCCATCCGCTCGCTGCGGCCTTGA
- a CDS encoding HD family phosphohydrolase has product MLPQTPPDPPDLTRRLKKLTSILDVTKAMSAERDLDLLLPLILYEASKVVEADRCSLFVLDRERNELWSKVAQGSKNEIRLPVGSGIAGQVAQTGEIINLPDAYADERFNRTFDTLSGYRTQSVLCVPMRDANGEVTGVIQSLNKLSGRPFDSEDEELLLALGAQAAGAIENALLHEEINRLFEGFVSASVVAIESRDPTTAGHSGRVADLTVTMARALEHVHTGPYAHTRFTATELQEVRYASLLHDFGKVGVREPVLVKAEKLYPHEMEGLRSRFQLARKDLQLQSYRRRLAAVKLRGTHHLAEIDAEEDERLLKDLKHLDEVLEFVLTCNRPTVLAQGNFERLHELRHLRFEDSFGQERPLLLDREIHSLSIAKGTLSEEERREIESHVEHTYRFLSQIPWTRTLRRVPEIAYAHHEKLDGTGYPRAIPEPTIPVQSRMMSIADIYDALTASDRPYKKAVPHQLALDILKREVQSGQLDMELFRIFIEAEVPKRALKDFRG; this is encoded by the coding sequence GTGCTTCCACAGACCCCGCCCGATCCCCCAGACCTCACCCGGCGCCTCAAGAAGCTCACGTCCATCCTGGACGTCACCAAGGCCATGAGCGCCGAGCGCGACCTGGACCTGCTGCTGCCCCTCATCCTCTACGAGGCCAGCAAGGTGGTGGAGGCGGACCGGTGCTCGCTCTTCGTGCTGGACCGCGAGCGTAACGAGCTGTGGAGCAAGGTGGCCCAGGGCTCCAAGAACGAGATCCGTCTGCCCGTGGGCAGCGGCATCGCCGGCCAGGTGGCCCAGACGGGGGAGATCATCAACCTCCCGGACGCCTACGCCGATGAGCGCTTCAACCGCACCTTCGACACCCTGAGCGGCTACCGCACCCAGAGCGTGCTCTGCGTGCCCATGCGCGACGCCAACGGCGAGGTCACTGGCGTCATCCAGTCGCTCAACAAGCTCAGTGGGCGCCCCTTCGACTCCGAGGACGAGGAGCTGCTGCTCGCCCTGGGCGCCCAGGCCGCCGGCGCCATCGAGAACGCCCTGCTCCACGAGGAGATCAACCGCCTCTTCGAGGGCTTCGTCTCCGCCTCCGTGGTGGCCATCGAATCGCGGGATCCCACCACCGCGGGTCACTCGGGCCGCGTGGCCGACCTCACCGTCACCATGGCCCGCGCGCTCGAGCACGTGCACACCGGGCCCTATGCCCACACGCGCTTCACCGCCACCGAGCTCCAGGAGGTGCGCTACGCCTCGCTGCTGCACGACTTCGGCAAGGTGGGCGTGCGCGAGCCCGTGCTCGTCAAGGCCGAGAAGCTCTACCCCCATGAGATGGAGGGGCTGCGCTCCCGCTTCCAGCTGGCCCGCAAGGACCTGCAGCTGCAGAGCTACCGCCGCCGGCTCGCCGCCGTGAAGCTGCGCGGCACGCACCACCTGGCGGAGATCGACGCCGAGGAGGATGAGCGGCTCCTCAAGGACCTCAAGCACCTGGACGAGGTGCTCGAGTTCGTCCTCACCTGCAACCGTCCCACGGTGCTCGCCCAGGGCAACTTCGAGCGGCTCCACGAGCTGCGCCACCTGCGCTTCGAGGACTCCTTCGGCCAGGAGCGCCCCCTGCTGCTCGACCGGGAGATCCACTCGCTCTCCATCGCCAAGGGCACCCTCTCCGAGGAGGAGCGCCGGGAGATCGAGAGCCACGTCGAGCATACCTACCGCTTCCTGTCGCAGATTCCGTGGACGCGCACCCTGCGCCGCGTGCCGGAGATCGCCTACGCGCACCACGAGAAGCTCGACGGCACCGGCTACCCGCGCGCCATCCCCGAGCCCACCATCCCCGTGCAGTCCCGGATGATGTCCATCGCGGATATCTACGACGCGCTCACCGCCAGCGACCGGCCCTACAAGAAGGCCGTTCCGCATCAGCTCGCGCTCGACATCCTCAAGCGCGAAGTGCAGAGCGGGCAGCTCGACATGGAGCTGTTCCGCATCTTCATCGAGGCCGAGGTCCCCAAACGCGCCCTGAAGGACTTCCGCGGCTGA
- the pyk gene encoding pyruvate kinase: protein MRRAKIVCTLGPACQSQEMLEALIEAGMDVARLNFSHGSHENHAENIEKLRKASLKVRKAVGILGDLQGPKIRTGRFITGSTELKEGGEFHITTDETVKGTDEIVSTTYPFLAADVNPGDRILLDDGLLELKVLETDKKQLIRTKVIHGGILKNNKGINLPGVAVRADALTPKDREDLVFGIKAGVDFLALSFVRHPADIDMARSAMAEVGRSVPIIAKLEKPEAIARLDAILDKTDGVMVARGDLGVEIPPEEVPSVQKDIVRRCNMRGLPVIVATQMLNSMIDNPRPTRAEASDVANAVFDGADAVMLSGETASGKFPRESVEMMDRIVLAAESTMRAQGLNAPTESPVGLPSHFPDVIAASACYAAKQAGASLIAAFTLSGVTARLLAHYRPPVPIVAFSPNQEVRRRLALLWGVVPRVLEPIQETEAMVRRVEEELVARGLAQKGDRVVIVYGAPVGQPGKINSLRLHTIGS from the coding sequence ATGCGACGCGCGAAGATTGTTTGCACCCTTGGTCCGGCCTGCCAGAGCCAGGAGATGCTCGAGGCCCTGATTGAAGCCGGAATGGACGTGGCCCGGCTCAACTTCTCTCACGGCAGCCACGAGAACCACGCCGAGAACATCGAAAAGCTACGGAAGGCCTCGCTGAAGGTCCGTAAGGCGGTGGGTATCCTGGGAGACCTCCAGGGCCCGAAGATCCGCACCGGACGCTTCATCACCGGCAGCACCGAGCTGAAGGAAGGCGGCGAGTTCCACATCACCACGGACGAGACGGTGAAGGGCACGGATGAGATCGTGTCCACCACGTACCCGTTCCTGGCGGCGGACGTGAATCCGGGAGACCGGATTCTCCTGGATGACGGCCTGCTGGAGCTGAAGGTCCTCGAGACGGACAAGAAGCAGCTCATCCGCACGAAGGTCATCCACGGCGGCATCCTGAAGAACAACAAGGGCATCAACCTGCCGGGAGTGGCGGTGCGCGCGGACGCGCTGACGCCCAAGGACCGGGAGGACCTGGTGTTCGGCATCAAGGCCGGCGTGGACTTCCTGGCGCTGTCGTTCGTGCGGCATCCGGCGGACATCGACATGGCGCGCTCGGCGATGGCGGAGGTGGGCCGCTCGGTGCCCATCATCGCCAAGCTGGAGAAGCCGGAGGCGATTGCCCGGCTGGACGCCATCCTGGACAAGACGGACGGCGTGATGGTGGCGCGTGGTGACCTCGGCGTGGAGATTCCGCCCGAGGAGGTGCCCTCGGTGCAGAAGGACATCGTGCGCCGGTGCAACATGAGGGGCCTGCCGGTCATCGTGGCCACGCAGATGCTCAACTCGATGATCGACAACCCGCGGCCCACGCGCGCGGAGGCCAGCGACGTGGCCAACGCGGTGTTCGACGGGGCGGACGCGGTGATGCTGTCGGGCGAGACGGCGAGCGGCAAGTTCCCGCGCGAGTCGGTGGAGATGATGGACCGCATCGTGCTGGCGGCCGAGTCGACGATGAGGGCCCAGGGGCTCAACGCGCCGACGGAGTCGCCGGTGGGCTTGCCCTCGCACTTCCCGGACGTGATCGCCGCGAGCGCGTGCTACGCGGCGAAGCAGGCGGGGGCGTCGCTGATCGCCGCGTTCACGCTGTCGGGTGTGACGGCGCGGCTGCTGGCGCACTACCGGCCGCCGGTGCCGATCGTGGCGTTCAGCCCGAACCAGGAAGTGCGCCGCCGGCTGGCGCTCCTGTGGGGCGTGGTGCCGCGGGTGCTGGAGCCCATCCAGGAGACGGAGGCGATGGTGCGCCGCGTGGAAGAGGAGCTGGTGGCGCGGGGCCTGGCGCAGAAGGGTGACCGCGTGGTCATCGTCTACGGCGCGCCGGTGGGCCAGCCGGGCAAGATCAACAGCCTGCGGCTGCACACCATCGGCAGCTGA
- a CDS encoding YkgJ family cysteine cluster protein, translated as MGPPMGPVCARCPVVLGASCCEVKEDEQLATLTRSDIERMVAHTRLSPRRFVAEEYLTEEEAAEYEARRPLYRGYFRKGPVRLTLVTRAGACVFHEKGRGCGLPADVRPVACRLYPFERWPDGSWSVQMSRYGDLAEARAGGGACLGVEEAESMEDVLAAFGTTRESVESLGEQLAEETRAHGRG; from the coding sequence ATGGGCCCCCCGATGGGTCCGGTATGCGCCCGCTGTCCGGTGGTGCTGGGTGCCTCGTGCTGCGAGGTGAAGGAGGACGAGCAGCTGGCCACGCTCACGCGCTCGGACATCGAGCGGATGGTCGCGCACACGCGGCTGTCACCCCGGCGCTTCGTCGCCGAGGAGTACCTCACCGAGGAGGAGGCAGCGGAGTACGAGGCGCGCCGTCCGCTCTACCGGGGCTACTTCCGCAAGGGCCCGGTGCGGCTGACGCTGGTGACGCGCGCGGGCGCCTGCGTCTTCCACGAGAAGGGGAGGGGCTGTGGCCTGCCCGCGGACGTGCGGCCGGTGGCCTGCCGGCTCTACCCCTTCGAGCGCTGGCCGGACGGGAGCTGGAGCGTGCAGATGAGCCGCTATGGTGACCTGGCCGAGGCGCGAGCGGGCGGGGGAGCCTGCCTGGGAGTGGAGGAGGCCGAGAGCATGGAGGACGTGCTGGCGGCTTTCGGCACGACACGGGAGTCAGTGGAGTCGCTCGGAGAGCAACTGGCGGAGGAGACGAGGGCCCACGGGCGGGGTTGA
- a CDS encoding NFACT RNA binding domain-containing protein, which translates to MSLRSSELEQVVAEVAAQLAGAVVQKAWCPLARLAYLELRVPGRSVLLCLCAEGELSRLSVAEDRFPTPGEPAPFQRWLRQELVGFKLAGASWREAERVVTLDFQSEDTRRRLVLELGSPGGLMLLTESGRVLMLSGEGLAQRRSLHPGAQWAPPEPLPADALAKARAATSRLLPFPGDFLVYAEAAERLIGPKDKTSRAESIRRRLALPYRARLKRSGRTLEKVRAEAARGPEAERHRQLGELLTQNLYRLKRGVTEVTLTAYTESGMEEVRVTLDPRRTPKEETDWHFHQYRRLLRGVEHARQREAELAREVAHAEAALKQLEALDEASLLAQAEVLQLTAAEEGPPEARPFKEYVGHGGQRIWVGKGGEDNDTLTFKVARPYHLWLHARGLPGSHVVVPLEKGVEVAQEVLLDAAHLALHHSGAKGEPRGEVSWVPVKFVKKVKGGAPGRVQYTREKTLVVRLEQERLERLLKTRGGEAPPVP; encoded by the coding sequence GTGTCACTGCGATCCTCGGAGTTGGAGCAGGTGGTGGCGGAGGTGGCCGCGCAGCTGGCGGGCGCGGTGGTGCAGAAGGCGTGGTGCCCGCTGGCGCGCCTGGCCTACCTGGAGCTGCGGGTGCCCGGGCGCTCCGTCCTCTTGTGTCTGTGCGCGGAGGGAGAGCTCTCGCGCCTCTCGGTGGCGGAGGATCGCTTCCCCACGCCGGGCGAGCCGGCGCCCTTCCAGCGCTGGCTGCGGCAGGAGCTGGTGGGCTTCAAGCTGGCGGGGGCCTCGTGGCGCGAGGCGGAGCGGGTGGTGACGCTCGACTTCCAGAGCGAGGACACCCGGCGCCGGCTGGTGCTGGAGCTGGGCTCGCCCGGTGGGCTGATGCTGCTGACGGAGTCCGGCCGGGTGCTGATGCTCTCCGGCGAGGGACTGGCGCAGCGGCGCTCGCTGCACCCGGGCGCGCAGTGGGCGCCTCCGGAGCCGCTGCCCGCCGATGCGCTCGCCAAGGCCCGGGCCGCCACGTCGCGCCTGCTGCCCTTCCCCGGGGACTTCCTCGTGTACGCGGAAGCGGCCGAGCGGCTGATCGGCCCGAAGGACAAGACGAGCCGTGCCGAGTCCATCCGCCGGCGGCTGGCGCTGCCGTACCGGGCGCGGCTCAAGCGCTCCGGGCGCACGCTGGAGAAGGTGCGCGCGGAGGCGGCGCGGGGGCCCGAGGCCGAGCGTCACCGGCAGTTGGGCGAGCTGCTCACGCAGAACCTCTATCGCCTGAAGCGGGGCGTCACCGAGGTGACGCTCACGGCGTACACCGAGTCGGGGATGGAGGAGGTGCGGGTGACGTTGGATCCAAGGCGGACGCCGAAGGAGGAGACGGACTGGCACTTCCACCAGTACCGGCGGTTGCTGAGGGGCGTGGAGCATGCGCGGCAGCGCGAGGCGGAGCTGGCGCGCGAGGTGGCGCACGCGGAGGCGGCGCTCAAGCAGCTCGAGGCGCTGGACGAGGCCTCGTTGCTGGCGCAGGCGGAGGTGCTGCAGCTGACGGCGGCCGAGGAGGGCCCTCCGGAGGCGAGGCCCTTCAAGGAGTACGTGGGGCACGGGGGCCAGCGCATCTGGGTGGGCAAGGGAGGCGAGGACAACGACACGCTCACCTTCAAGGTGGCGAGGCCGTACCACCTGTGGCTGCACGCGAGGGGGCTGCCGGGAAGCCACGTGGTGGTGCCGCTGGAGAAGGGGGTGGAGGTGGCGCAGGAGGTGCTCTTGGACGCGGCGCACCTGGCGCTGCACCACTCGGGGGCGAAGGGCGAGCCTCGGGGTGAGGTGAGCTGGGTACCGGTGAAGTTCGTGAAGAAGGTGAAGGGGGGCGCGCCGGGCCGGGTGCAGTACACGCGGGAGAAGACGCTGGTGGTGCGCCTGGAGCAGGAGCGCTTGGAGCGGTTGCTGAAGACGCGCGGAGGCGAGGCGCCGCCCGTCCCATGA
- the dusB gene encoding tRNA dihydrouridine synthase DusB — protein sequence MPRIGPYTLPNPFILAPMAGVSEKPFRVIAFGMGAALCPTELVSSQGLMRTNQRTLKYLRYDAEVERPYSLQIFGGEPESMARAAVIGKQYGAQMIDINMGCPVKKVTKNGAGSALLCEPDRGAALVREIHAATGLPVTCKIRSGWDEHTRNYLQVAGKLFEAGCAALAIHPRTRAQGYSGKADWSVIADLKRHFPDRPIIGNGDVKTPEDARRMLETTGCDFVMIGRGALGNPWIFRELLGGPPPTPQERCELVLRHLAAHIEFVGEELAAVRSFRKHLAWYGHGLHGAALFRSEVNQLDTAEAVRDAVRRFFVSAHADPNASEGEQDVDYRAALG from the coding sequence ATGCCGCGCATCGGTCCCTACACGCTGCCCAACCCCTTCATCCTCGCGCCCATGGCGGGGGTGAGTGAGAAGCCCTTCCGCGTCATCGCCTTCGGCATGGGGGCCGCTCTCTGCCCCACCGAGCTGGTGAGCTCCCAGGGCCTCATGCGCACCAACCAGCGCACCCTGAAGTACCTCCGCTACGACGCCGAGGTGGAGCGGCCCTACAGCCTGCAGATTTTCGGGGGCGAGCCGGAGTCCATGGCCCGCGCCGCCGTCATCGGCAAGCAGTACGGGGCGCAGATGATCGACATCAACATGGGCTGCCCGGTGAAGAAGGTGACGAAGAACGGCGCCGGCAGCGCCCTGCTGTGCGAGCCGGACCGGGGCGCCGCCCTGGTGCGTGAAATCCACGCGGCCACCGGCCTGCCCGTCACCTGTAAAATCCGCTCGGGCTGGGACGAGCACACCCGCAACTACCTCCAGGTGGCCGGCAAGCTCTTCGAGGCCGGGTGCGCCGCGCTCGCCATCCACCCGCGCACGCGCGCCCAGGGCTACTCGGGCAAGGCGGACTGGAGCGTCATCGCGGACCTCAAGCGTCACTTCCCGGACAGGCCCATCATCGGCAATGGCGACGTGAAGACGCCGGAGGACGCCCGCCGGATGCTGGAGACGACGGGCTGTGACTTCGTGATGATTGGCCGGGGCGCGCTGGGCAACCCGTGGATCTTCCGCGAGCTGCTCGGGGGCCCGCCGCCCACGCCCCAGGAGCGCTGCGAGCTGGTGCTGCGCCACCTGGCCGCCCATATCGAGTTCGTGGGCGAGGAGCTCGCCGCGGTGCGCTCCTTCCGCAAGCACCTGGCCTGGTACGGCCACGGTCTGCACGGCGCCGCGCTCTTCCGCTCCGAGGTGAACCAGCTCGACACGGCCGAGGCGGTGCGGGACGCGGTGAGGCGCTTCTTCGTCTCCGCCCACGCCGATCCGAATGCCTCCGAGGGCGAGCAGGACGTCGATTACCGGGCCGCGCTCGGCTGA